From the Octopus sinensis linkage group LG28, ASM634580v1, whole genome shotgun sequence genome, one window contains:
- the LOC115225556 gene encoding LOW QUALITY PROTEIN: mitochondrial chaperone BCS1-like (The sequence of the model RefSeq protein was modified relative to this genomic sequence to represent the inferred CDS: deleted 2 bases in 1 codon), producing the protein MFVTPGSLCRTPSLSTDYLSLTQYDGCGPSGILTTNPYFGAGFGLVGVGTGMAALRKLSQYGLILLRRNYLISLEVPSSDKSYRWLLHWISNRAYKRTQHLSVHTKYHQSDTGRVFTYFDFVPSPGDHFFRQQGNWFKVERNREKTMGDITTGVPFETVSLTAVGQNKQLFIDILDEARAIALKEQEGRTVMYTPMGAEWRQLGYPKRKRPLHSVILDHGISEGIFKDINEFISSVKWYTDRGIPYRRGYLLHGPPGCGKSSYIVALAGELDYHICVMNLSERSLTDDRVSHLLTTAPEQSIILLEDIDAAFVSRDLSVENPAAYQGFGRLTLSGLLNALDGVASAEGRIVFMTTNYLNRLDSALIRPGRVDIKEKIDFASKHQIKTMFLRFYPEELESMAEQFADQLLAESQEISAAQLQGYFLMYKSDSKSALDNVQQLPKF; encoded by the exons aTTACTTATCTTTGACGCAGTATGACGGTTGTGGACCTTCTGGGATCCTGACCACAAATCCTTATTTTGGTGCCGGATTTGGGCTGGTAGGTGTCGGAACCGGAATGGCAGCACTGCGGAAATTAAGTCAGTATGGTTTGATCCTGCTGCGAAGAAACTACCTGATCAGCTTGGAGGTTCCGAGCTCAGACAAGAGCTACCGCTGGCTGTTGCACTGGATCTCCAACCGAGCGTACAAGCGCACGCAGCATCTTAGCGTTCACACCAAGTACCATCAGTCAGACACGGGCCGTGTCTTCACGTACTTTGACTTTGTGCCGAGCCCCGGTGACCACTTTTTCAGGCAA CAAGGCAACTGGTTCAAAGTGGAGCGAAACCGCGAGAAAACGATGGGGGACATCACGACGGGGGTACCCTTCGAGACCGTCTCGTTGACGGCCGTCGGGCAAAACAAGCAATTGTTTATTGACATTCTCGATGAGGCGCGAGCAATTGCACTCAAAGAGCAGGAGGGCAGAACGGTCATGTACACACCGATGGGTGCCGAATGGCGACAGCTGGGGTACCCAAAGCGCAAACGTCCCTTGCACTCTGTCATTCTTGATCATGGCATTTCAGAAGGAATATTTAAAGACATCAACGAATTCATTTCCAGCGTCAAGTGGTATACAGACAGAGGTATCCCCTATCGCAGGGGTTACTTGCTTCACGGACCCCCAGGTTGTGGGAAAAGCAGTTACATTGTAGCCCTGGCAG GTGAGCTGGATTATCACATTTGTGTGATGAACCTCAGCGAACGCAGCCTCACGGATGACCGAGTGTCTCACCTGCTGACCACAGCACCCGAACAGAGCATCATCCTCCTCGAGGACATTGATGCTGCTTTTGTCAGCCGGGATCTTTCTGTTGAAA ATCCTGCTGCTTACCAAGGGTTTGGCCGTTTGACCCTCAGTGGTTTACTCAATGCCCTGGACGGAGTCGCTTCCGCAGAAGGACGCATCGTTTTCATGACGACTAATTATTTAAACAG acTTGACTCTGCACTGATCCGACCTGGTCGAGTGGATATCAAAGagaagatcgactttgcctcaaAGCACCAAATAAAGACCATGTTTCTGCGCTTCTATCCGGAGGAACTCGAGAGCATGGCAGAACAGTTCGCCGACCAGCTTTTAGCCGAGAGCCAGGAAATCAGTGCTGCCCAACTCCAGGGTTACTTTCTCATGTACAAATCAGACTCAAAATCTGCTCTTGACAATGTACAGCAGCTAccgaaattttaa